The DNA region CTTTTCAAGATCTACTTACCATATGTATTTTCTTCTTCGGGGCAATGGATTTGCTATTTATTACTGGTTACAAAAACAAGAAACAATGGCAACATATTGTATAATAAACTACTGTCTAACCCTTTTActatatgctttatatattttatacaaatttaCCACCAACAATGAACTGTACAACGAGTGAAATACTGACCTGGGCACCAGTGTGGCTAGGATGCTGACACTGTTGCTCGTGACTACCCACATCATGGTGAGGTCCACGCCAACCACAGCCCAACACATTGTACTGACAACGTACGGGCCTAAAACAAAATGGCACCAAATCATGGTAGCACAGTGTacaaaaaaaattgtcattgaagtaatttaataactttttttctgCGGTCTGATCTGAAGTGTAAGGACTAAAATGGGAAGACTtactttcttctttattttcaatataaataaatactCGATCAACTAaactatttatacatactgtacagtatatatattaagttttagaTTTTTTCATCAGAATTGTTGCTCCTCTTCTCTAATACGTCTCAGTCTAAAGGGTTTCTCAAGTTCATTATGTAACATAACTTCAGTACTGATATTTTACAGTGCATATTCTCAAATTCtctaattacagtgcagtactccaACAATTTGCAGTTTCACAGCATAAGACATTTTGTAATTCAAAGTACAGCAATCAGTTTGGAACATTAGTTTAAAAAAAGGGGATGTACAATTTTACCTAATGCCTCTTACATTACATGGTTCATAATCTAGGACGTAGGATAAACTTGAGCCCTACCACGTGAGGCTTGATAATATGAAATCAAAGTATTCTGGATTCATGATTGATTAGTTAAATATACTTTATGGTCTTGCAACTCGAGGCATTCAATATATTTCTCTCAAGAAccgtaaattatttttatttctactccTCCCCCAAGTAAAAGATGCAGCTAACAGCAAACTGCTTCGAAAAGcataatacagtagggtcccgaattatgcgagaatttggtcgatcaatgacctcgtataaatggaaaatcgcatatttcaaaACACACAACGAACAGAAacaattccattggggccatggcaaccagcaacttgcctattcaaacgtgtttaccacccatttccaatactttctatgtgctatactatattttattataatatcaaattgttcttgtaaacaaatcaaacatttaatatactttaaaaatctaataacttgaaaaaaggttaaaattacaaccaggatgggtgtaaacaccgtatatttcccgttataacacgacccaaaatacagacaaattttaatgtttgtcacatctattgtataagacaactggtgaataacaaaagcatcactctatagactagcttttgttgtatcattgaaaatccagaattatcaaaataaaggcgattttatatcatgcgtttcctaaacacgccaaaaagcacgataaaaaacgacaaccaatgttttgttaagtttttctctgatcataacgaagaaacagacgcatttacacatctgtgtataggttagtttttgaattgacagcaatcttaccaagtattgattatatgttgattttgtaattaccaatgttctacttaatttttcttagaacttccaaataaatgaagtgaatgtcatttatataatgtttttatttatgacgccgcctgaaacggaaaccttccattcgtttactgtacgctctatcttcgatcataataaacaaacgaaggcattaaacatgcatgatcaaagtgataaacaatgatattaaaagcttttagtaaatatgttattacaaatatttaccgtatccatataatttcctacatacgtagcaaagcaggaaaagttttttttttttttttgcgtgtaatCAACAGTAACAaagtgccgctaatgacagaatgataatttacgataattctaaactgttacgaaagataattgtcctttccatatccaaaatacttttcctaacttcagttataagtcaacttgtacccacctcaattatgtaaccgtcagaaaaaaaaaagtaaaagaagaaagtactaggccgggtTTTAAAGTCTTCGAACAATTAGGTTATCGCTATAACGTTCGACGTGACagatggtgcgagtttggagaaagtaaggaaaatttaatcatgattgcttttaatataattaatactttgagaagccacaaagatttcatttgttacagagagagagagagagagagagagagagagagagagagagagagagagagagagagagagagagagagagagagcgagtgtgtgtgttttaaaagtacttaacaaaatatatgatagattaaaacacattggagcttatgtaatattaactaactgtatagatggtttgaataagttaagaaatggtataaacaatacttcgttgCTGTATTCTTACGTGCATATTGAGAGCGGCAGctggacatcagctgatctgatcacagccaaaagtaaaacaaaaagaagtcagcaatactcaatttttaaaacacccccgaaattcaaattcaaatgcaCAAGTTTTCATAAACTGCAATTAACTATTTGAAGagaagcaattttctagaataaaatgatgtttcctaaaaaattgtggtttgctgacgaaatcggataccgtattttaagctatgattgaaatggatgaaaacacggtattttttttttttcgtatttaattgacactaagaaaaccgattttggtttcttcatctattagtaagtattgtataacacaaagaaagagagagagaatgaatcagctgttgtaatcgaatgccgtgtttagagagagagagagagagagagagagagagagagagagagagagagagagagagagagagagagagatttttataattatactttgtactcaacaaaaccaatctttgcaaatcaaatgtatactgtttaaaatatgacaaaatattgccgactcgttaccgaagtttaggctattcactgccgataaacgaccccagtctactcgtgaaaaccttgaacgcccgaagggaaaaataaagcttttatatatactgtactaaaaaaataatgctttaatataccatcattaacactaccattaaaattatcgaaaggttggagaaagataaagattgctgagaatgtaaccacaattctgtttacattttgtcaggtgGACTCGCACAGTTGATTtcattgatgtggaattttatccttaaataggctatttataatgaaattatgttaataagacgTAAGTTAATATAGTTGTGTAACATTttttataaatcaccgtatttagggctaccaatatacttaaaaagataatagatttgatacattttgtagtgcttgactagcagattttgaacagcttcgcagatacagagaatttatttttgaaaaatagctatcgcataaaaggggaatcgtataattcgaacacgtataattcgggaccctactgtataccaTACTTCTGTAATCCTAAGGACAGGTAATTTGTCTAAGGCTTCCAATACGAATGAAAAGGAGTACAAGATAGCGACCTATTACATAATCTTAAAAGATCGATTTCCATACAGCTGATCTGATTCTATTCATATTACTGTATAACTTGCATTAGAACTGCATGTATAAACCATTGTAAAGCTTTTTAAAATGGTGTTAATTTCCTTTGAAAGAGTTGATAGAACCTAACAACCACCTACATGTTATTTAGATTTATTATGAATCGTACTGTGCACAACTCATTCAGTCACTCACTCGGCAAGTTTCTAGATTAAATATACTTGTGAAAGAAAAGCTGAATCAAGGGGAAGTAAAGCGGGATTTACACAGTCGAGCGGTTGATCGAACGCAGTTAGACAGACAAGTGTATGTAATGAAGTTCGAGCGTGTGAAcctgttcgtcgaacggttcgaagagtcAGATCTAGCTTGACTTTTGTGGGAGGGGCTTCATTGCCCACAAACCTTATGTAtttgactgactccacctcttccaaCCATTTGAGTAGCAGGTTCGACGAACAGTTCCaacgtgtaaaccccgcttaaagaGTGAATAAAAAGAACATTTGATGAACATATGCAACACCAGGAACCAGTCTAGGCTTATACCCAAAAGTGAGGCAGTACTTTATAATAAAAGTGACATTCCTATTATTTCACTTATAAAGGCCCTAGGCCAGAAAGACGTAACAATCAGTACTAGGAAGTTATGTTTCAAGTTTAATCAGattcatgactatttttttttcaaggcacATGAAATAATATTGAACTCACCTTTCTTCACAGAGTTCCATCTCATGGCGATCGAGAGAGTTCCTTGGGTACTTGTGCCCACAAAACTGGCACTCGGCAGGCAGCTCTGAAACAGCCTTTTCTACCGCTGTAAGCAAACACAGCTTGTCCAATTAAcactaatactttttttttttttaaatgtgaaccTACACAACCTTTAAAAAGAAGTTTTTATCTTGGTCTTTGAAAAAACAACTTATTTTACTAATTCAATTTAATCTGCATACAGTACTCGGTTACAAATATTATAAAATCTGTGATTCAccttaaaaactgaaaaatttatgCACCATTGATATAAGACCTTATATTTTCATAAACTAATGCAAACTTTGTGATACTGTACCATAGACCAGCAACCTTGCACCCCATTAAACCACTCACTGCCAGGCTTCGTCTCGGCTTAGGGTCATTGAAAAGAAGACACAAGTCAGCATTAACCTATGAAACTGTACTAGAAAGGAATCTACTTTTGAGTTTCTAAAAACAGGATAATGTAGTCTTACCCAAATTCCTGGTTGCAAGAGATCGAGATATTTCCACTCGACAGTTGGGGCAGGTGGCCGTTTCATCCCTGATGCGGGCGTCAGCCAAGAGATGAGTGAAGCATCCGGCACACATGAGGTGTCCATTTGAACACTGACAAAGAATGAACCACTATAACAAAACAACTGGGTCCGGCTAACATACGAATATATTCACAGTAATTGTTATGTTAAAGCAAAGTTAGAAATATTTGTGTAGCTTCCTGAAACATTACCATTATGTCATGAATttactttaagcaaaatatattcaGTATGTTTGGTTATATTATTCAATggcatattcatatactgtatactcatttaATGAAGTATTTGTTAGGTTTTTTTCAACTAAATATGAGAAAGCAAATACTATAATAATATACTACAGCAGATGATCATAGaagaacagaatattttttaaaGTAATGCATTCGTTCTAAATATTGCACAGTGGAAATGCTTTTCCATATAATATTCAATGAACacattaaaaaatcaaattttatattCCTGAAAGAAAATAGAAGTTACAAAGCCCTGCAAATGTGAAATACAATTAAGACAAGACAAAATagattcatttaaatgttttttcACAAAAGTATAATGTTCCATCTTTGAAACCTATCCACCCTTTTCATGAGTGCCAGAATACAGGTATCAGTGATGAACAACAAAATATAACAGGACATAATATTTTGCATATATTGTCTCTTTGATGAAATTTACATGATGTCTCGTTAGTCGGAGATTTAGCCAATTCATATCCAAATTTTGGGCTTTTCTTTTCAGTATACTTACTCACAGGATCTCAATCTGGTCTTTAAGACTAGTTTCAAGATTAACTAAAATGCGTGAATAACTGATCCCTTCAAATCATTTCGtaacatactgtacatgctttCTTTTCGTGAAATACACAGCACATAATTTCTTCATTTCACGCAAGTTTTGCATTAGTTTTGAAAGGCACAATCATTACTACTGCAGAATACAGTTGTGACAATTCCATCCCATTCTCTTTTTTGACATTGGCTCAGACAGGAGTGATACGTAAGAATAGTCTTCATGAGCTCCAATGCAATCATTGTTCAAACCTCACACTCAAAATGTTTATAAGattcattgttattatatttaaaattggtATGCAGCAGTGTGGGAATTGATTATTAGTCAGCTTCACCATTAGTATAAATGTTGAACCTCAATACTGCATTTCAAAAATTTGcaccaatactgtacagtactggagTACGGCCTTTTCTTTGTTTATGGATAATGCTCCGGTCATTTGTTGTAAAATTAACTATAGCATTTACCTGAGAGGGTTAAAACATACTATGATCTCAGCTTTATCATTTGAAATTATGATTCATATAAGCAATTTGTAATCTCGTTCAGGAAATAGTTCAATCTCAGCATCTAGAATTTACGGTTTAGATAATGTTAATAGTAAGTCATACCATCATTAATGGTGGATATATTCAAAATAAAGCAATTTAGGCAGAATATCTTTATTCAAACAGAaattttatacaagaaattcatgGTACTTTCAATATACCACTACACAAATGCATAGCTGTTCTTCAACAGTAATAACAGTTTAAGCTAAATGGATTACACCATACATTCACCTACAAATTAAGGCAACAATGAACCTAAATAATTAACTCACAATACAAGTAGTGTTATAAGGGAACTAAAGGTAAGTTTAGTTGTAATACAATAAACTACAGTATTCAAGATAAGATTTCAGCTTTAGATGTTAGTGAGAAATGTATTGCAGTTAAAAGTCTGTAGTGGTTTCTATAGCAAAGGGACGTAATGAGTTAATCATCCATTTGTGAAAATCTAAATATGATGTGTACTGTACATTTACCCAATACAATGTCTGTGCATTGACCTTGAAGATTTTAACTCTAAAATGCATATTATACAACAATTTGAAAATACCTTGAAAGTCTACCATTTGTATGGCTGAATGACAAGTAATTCAAGTTATGAAAAATAAagtgaaattttcaaaataaaaccattattgaAGTGTATGTAGCCTAGTtcacttcttttttttatagtGCATTGAATGTTGCAAAGTCCCCTTATAGAAGAAAAGATGAAGATACATAGTACAGTACTCAAATTATAAAAAAGGAGTGAAGAAGTAAAACTGAGTCACCATAACTGAGCTATCGAACCTTTATGCACAAAACAGAATAGAACAATGGCTGGAAAGGGTTCTTAACAGAAAAGTAAGGCCGACCTAAGATAGAAATAAAATGGAAGCTCCCTTTAAAAGAAAACAAtggaggaaatatggaaaaatagggGACTCAAGCATGGAGGATCTGTTGAAATTTCCTGGGTAGCATTTCATTAAGTTTCTTACGGCACAGCACCTTTTATCTTATTTTCCTATTGGCATTTACACACTTCTCTAGCATGTTCCTTTATTAGCATCCCTTCTACTTAAAGGACAAGAATTTCATGATGAAACTGTGTTCACTAATTTTGGTCAATTGCAACCAACTCATAACATTCGAGCAAAATCTCTTAATCGTAACAGCAGGACACTGAAGCGCAACATATTTACAGCTACCACACACTAACTGTTGCTATTTTAGGAATAAAGTCcgaccccccccccacaaaaaaaaaaaaaaaatattgtcaaattaaacCAAGAAACAAATAACTAAAATAAGAGACAATATGTAGGTGGAATGCATATTACACTACCACCATACCTTATGTGGTCATTCCTATCCAACCATTTACCCTAAATAATACAGTACCAATAACAGCTCTTAGCACCAAGTTCCACCCCCAAAACCCCTGGGATACTATCCTTTATTGGTCCCTTACCGTTAGACCCAAATGTCATACCTACTTCTAGGTCTTTATATTCAAcactattaatttttccttttatgggatggatatgtgtAAGGAGTTTGACCTTTCCATCAAGCCAAGCTCCATTTACATCAACAAGTATGCCACTGTATTCCAATTATGAATCTAACTAAAAGCTCTTGCCCATAACTGTTTACCAGTACAGTAATCTATCAATATCTTTCTATTATACACCATCCATTGTTCCCCCCAAGATAGCAATAACCCACTATGTCCAAAGCCTATTCCTACACAAAATTGATTTTTCGTTCCTCTGTTTAATGTGTAATTCTTGATTAAATCACTCATTAAACTCCCTTACTAATTATACGTTTTTCAATCTTGAAACTATCTTGTGATATTTACTACTTTTGATACGCAGTATTGTATTAGAATACACCCTCTGCCTGGTTTCTATCGAATGGACTTTTCCCCCTAGCTTCCCTTCCTGACGTCTTTGTTTGGAACCCTTTCCTTTAACTGCACATTATTTCCTTCTTAATCTCTTGCATAACTTTGTAAGGGGAGTCCAATAAAAACATACATCACAAGACATTTACATCTTACCAAGTGACAAAATAGGAATAAAAGTGGTATAACCTTACAATTTTCCTATATGACAGAACCAAGGGACAAAAGTATGAATTCTAATTTTTCTCAtctcaaatatatactgtatgtattgtatatacagatAACCAACTTGAGAAAAAAGTTGACTATCGACACTTGTAAATAATCCATTGTAGTGTAAAACTACTCTCCAATCGTAGTTTTGTACTTGcaataaaaaattgaatggtaaatttagaataaaaaaattatgcCAGAAAATTTATCATGTAAATTTATGAACCTAAGCAAACTACCCCATAAATTTCAGTAATAAAACAAATTTACAGCTACTTATGCAATCCCCTACAACATTACCTAAATTCAGAGCAGCATATTACCATGGGTCTTATTATtcagataatggaaaaaaaaaaattaatagaaagctTAGTTCAGCTTGTTATATGTACTGTAGTTTTACAAGCAACATGGGTATATGTGGGAGTCAAGAGATACAGTATAGAGAAAATATACTCGAGATAGTTGGAGGCTACAGAAGTGGATGTGAAGACATTACATAACTAATCTAGCAGCACAAGATAACAAGGTAGATACGTTTAAACATGGGAAAATGAATTACTATTATTCTAAAGAAAATTCACAAATCAAACACTGAATTAACAACCTATATTTCAAACCTTAGTACAGTACTCCTGAAATATAGGAAGTACCATACTTTACtatttaaataaacataaatcCTGATTACAATGTTAAGAAAAAATCTTAATGCTGCCTTTACAATTCCACTTATGTGACTAAGCCAATGAAATTAAGTGTACTGTATTTTTGGTTATATGGTGGACTTCAGATATTTTCATCTGCACTATGCTATACTTTTACGGAACACTCGGTACCTCCGTTATATGGCGATGGACAACTACTCTTATGCTTGCATGTGGCAACATCTATCAGTACACAAAATATCTTTCGATTGCGGTTATTTTCCCCCTAGTCAAATTTGACATGAAATTAAAAAGGCTAAGCTTGTTATGACATTACCCCTTAGTTTATAAACTTATGTAAAAATGTATAACTTTTTCTCCCTTATACTCAAGCTGAGTAGCATGTGATTTAAAAGTAACAGCATTTAAATCACATTTTTTCTGCATTGTTTAACCTCTTCatactttacaattttttttttctttcatttaagtttAGTGTCTTTATACTAAGTAACCAACATATGTTATACATGACAGAAACAAAAAATTACAAAGACATTCACGTGACTTTCGTAATTTGTTTGCCTTCCTGTTTCTATACAGCATTGTGACAATGCCATAATCTGTAATAGTGTGCTGGAAACAACTAGAATGGTACaacaaatataatagaatattCATCTCCGTAAACCTCATTAGAGTTAAAAATAGTATTTCAACCCAAATTCTGAACACTGTAGTTATATCAAAAGGTCAATATTGCTCAGGTATACCTTGCTGCTTCATTCTGAAATCTACACTTCTCACAAAGTTTCCTTTTATATCTGCAGGTATTTCAATGGCTTCCATATACCTCAATTCATTTTAACATGTGCACTAAGAGAGAGTTCTTGCCATTACACCAAATATATTTTTAACACTACAGCATCTCTTTAACGGAATGTATGGACTAACATTCTTGAGTATACAAGTGTTACAGTTATCCATTGCTAATGAATTATGCACAAATCTTGCATCACATCAGTTATGACTTCATCAAGGATATCTACTAGTAAACTTTGCCAAGAAGAAAATGATTACGAATAGTTATCATAGAAACTTATCTAAAACCTGGAtgcctacattaaaaaaaaaaaaaaaaaaaaaaaaaaaaaccagcagttACTCAACATTCCTCACCCACATCCCCTCATCCAGTTACGTGAATGTTGTGAGATGTTAAATATATTCCTGtggttttatttcccttaaaattcAGATAGTGTTTCTGCAGGTTAGTTTACAAGCGAATGAcagacaaaattacaaaattaatttctGTAACTTGGTACTGGATCTTGAACAAATCGTCTCCGACAAAAAACATACCATGTTGGTATTCATCTTGAATGTTTAAAAAATTTCACTACCTCTTAACCAAGTTTTTCATCCAAAAATTTTGAATAAACCCTGAGAATTTTGTACTCCAAACAATGAGTGGTTTagacgagaacaaattaaaaaaactaataaaatagcTATTTTGCCCTATGGTAACCAAACTTTCCAAGTGATGCAAATGGATCAAAACATACATATTGTTAGTTAGAGGCTCACCTGCTTCAATAGATTATAGTGTAGCCAACCCTCAATCAAAATCCCCAAACTACACCTGAAAAGTGACAACTGCTTTAAAAAACAATAGTGTTCAGATCCACTCCCATCACTTGAATAGATTCTTTTACCATAAACGGCAATTGCAATTTTATTAGGTCATTACCTGACTGGCAAAGTTATTCTTTGCCTATTATGGTACTTTTGGTTTATTTAATAACCAAAGCACCTTCTGATAACCAAAAAATATAGTGAGCATACTTTTTGGCATTATGGCAACAGTCAAAAACCTGTTGCAATGGTGTTACTctggaatgaaatataaaaaatataacatagTTAAGAACCATTTATCCAACGATGTAACATCATCAGTAGTAATTTCAATTGCCTAATAATGAGATAAAAATTAACCCTAATCATGATTAACAGCTGTTCAAGGATCAAATCTAATCTAGTtacacaatgaaaaccaaattaacAACAGTAAAATTCATTTACAATTTCCAATttgccagattaaaaaaaaaaaaagtccattctAAGTGATCGACAATGGAGGACAGCGCAGACTGACCTGGTACACGGCGGAGCGAGGCAGGTCGAGGCAGACAGCGCAACACAAAATGCCACCAAGTCTGGCTTCCAATTTATTATCCTGGTCATTTCGATCGCAGGACTCGAAGCGAGGCTTCTTAGCAGCTATCTCTACTTCTTTGGAATCCTCACAACGTTTTTCAGGCCCCGTCGAGGCCACAGAGGAAGAGCTTGGCGCAACTAACTCAGACATGACTAAGATCGTCACTGGGGTTTGTTTTCCTCCGATCAGCTGTTCGCACAGGCGTGTCTGGTTGCGTCGCCTAACACCCTCCGCCAAAACAAAGTAGTCCGCTACAATAGCTGAAAAAAATAACCTTCTCGCCGTGTTAAGCTTTATTACTTTCACCCGAAATAGAAATTCATTATTTCAAAGATATTTTAGATAGAATTTTCCGTGTCCTGTTTTCGAAAAAGAATTTTGTGTGTGGCTTTGTTACGGATTGCGTAGAACCAGACATACACCGACATATTTGGTGGTAGTCATTATTCGCGTTGCA from Palaemon carinicauda isolate YSFRI2023 chromosome 35, ASM3689809v2, whole genome shotgun sequence includes:
- the LOC137627616 gene encoding zinc finger TRAF-type-containing protein 1 homolog; the encoded protein is MSELVAPSSSSVASTGPEKRCEDSKEVEIAAKKPRFESCDRNDQDNKLEARLGGILCCAVCLDLPRSAVYQCSNGHLMCAGCFTHLLADARIRDETATCPNCRVEISRSLATRNLAVEKAVSELPAECQFCGHKYPRNSLDRHEMELCEERPVRCQYNVLGCGWRGPHHDVGSHEQQCQHPSHTGAQVFSHLQKQAENVEEASKTFNQIMSVLSFEKITFNDLQLKPYRTDEFIHKLFYETSRFSALGYQWVIKARLNDNQKDPHLTCDRFITYQLIVKSKPNNPMMVHFMILRGPFGDMRVDPHIYQFEFTENGTESPFFALPLPDSAECNKLLAARTIDFRLMMGLVTK